The Raphanus sativus cultivar WK10039 chromosome 6, ASM80110v3, whole genome shotgun sequence sequence TTCCGTCTTATGTCTCATGCTGTTAGCTAAAGCTAAATTACCCTTTATCATCCTCTGATCTTCAGCTTTCTTTCCCTTGCTTATCATGTTTCCTCCTTCACCAGTATATACCATACCATCAGCAGCAAACTTATCATTAAAATCATATCTGTCCGATGAAACAATGCTTGTCGCCAACTTCACACCTCCTATTTCCACATAGTCTATCCCAGACATGGTCCTGAAATGAAGCCCGACAAGACGAAGTTCGGCTTTGTACTGAAACTCATCCCCAATTTGGATTTTAGGAACTTGTCCAATTCTGTTCGGTGTGTTCAcgttttttccttctttttctaAGAAAACTTGTGTTTTGAGGTCTATTCTAGCTGTTGCCTCGTATAAATCTCCACCGCGCCTAGCTTGTTTGTCACGATCCAACTGTCTGAACACTTCTTTGAAAACACGCAAGACCTCATGCACTTTCTCACCAGGTGTAGGAACATGGTCATCTTGATGAGAGTTTCTAAACTCTTGTCCTTCTCTGAGAGAAACT is a genomic window containing:
- the LOC108808052 gene encoding YDG domain-containing protein At5g47150-like, with the protein product MNPSQKQPVVRASTDFPPDCGSSSSVPDEAFKKSITGDVVVENPSVGHAVADSEHVGVSLREGQEFRNSHQDDHVPTPGEKVHEVLRVFKEVFRQLDRDKQARRGGDLYEATARIDLKTQVFLEKEGKNVNTPNRIGQVPKIQIGDEFQYKAELRLVGLHFRTMSGIDYVEIGGVKLATSIVSSDRYDFNDKFAADGMVYTGEGGNMISKGKKAEDQRMIKGNLALANSMRHKTEVRVIRGGERWDGKGKHYVYDGLYLVDKYWLEKGASGKSVYKFKLCRIPGQAPVI